Genomic segment of Kiloniellales bacterium:
CTCGGGTGCTTGAGCTTGCGGAGGGCCTTGGCCTCGATCTGGCGGATGCGCTCGCGGGTGACCGAGAACTGCTGGCCGACCTCCTCCAGGGTGTGGTCGGTGTTCATGCCGATGCCGAAGCGCATGCGCAGCACCCGCTCCTCGCGCGGCGTC
This window contains:
- a CDS encoding sigma factor-like helix-turn-helix DNA-binding protein is translated as TPREERVLRMRFGIGMNTDHTLEEVGQQFSVTRERIRQIEAKALRKLKHPSRSRKLRSFLDT